The genomic DNA TTGAGCGGGTGCGGCAAAGGCCCCCCTCTAGAAGCCCCCCATGCCCGGTGGCAGCTGCCCACCGCCGCCGCCTCCGCCAAGCTGGCGCATCATCTTCTGCATGCCGCCCTTTTTCTTCATCTGCTTCATCATCTTCTGCATCTGCTTGAATTGCTTGAGCAGACGGTTGACCTCCTGCACCTGGGTGCCGGAGCCCTGGGCGATGCGGCGCTTGCGCGAGCCGTTGATGACCTCCGGGCGGCGACGCTCATCGGGGGTCATGGAGTTGATGATGGCGACCAGGCGGCGGACCTGCTTGTCGTCCATCTTGCCCTTGATCTGCTCGGACATGTTGCCCATCCCGGGCATCTTGTCCATCAGCCCACCGATGCCGCCGAGCTTGTTGACCTGCTCCATCTGGGACTTGAAGTCCTCCAGGTCGAATCCCTTGCCCTTCTTGAGCTTTTTGCTGAGCTTCTCCGCCTCGCTGCGATCAACCTTGCGCTCCACCTCCTCGACCAGCGAGAGCACGTCGCCCATGCCGAGGATCCGGGAGGCGACCCGCTCCGGGTGGAAGGGCTCCAGGGCGGAGGTCTTCTCACCCACGCCCAGGAACTTGATCGGCTTGCCGGTGATATGACGGATGGAAAGCGCCGCACCGCCGCGGGCATCACCATCGGTCTTGGTCAGCACCACGCCAGTGAGCGGCAGGGCGTCGTGGAAGGCCCGGGCCGTGTTCGCCGCGTCCTGACCGGTCATGCTGTCCACCACGAACAGCGTTTCCACCGGGTCGAGCGCCTTGTGCAGCCGCTGGACCTCGTCCATCAGGTCCTGGTCGATGTGCAGGCGCCCGGCCGTGTCCACCAGCAGCACATCAAAGAATTGCTTGCGGGCGTGGTCCAGCGCGGCCTTGGCGATCTTCTCCGGGTCCTGCTTTGCCTCGCTGGGGAACCACTCCACGCCCACCTCGCCGGCGAGGGTGCGCAGCTGCTCGATGGCGGCGGGCCGGTAGATGTCACAGCTTACGACCAGAACCTTTTTCTTCTCGCGCTCCACCAGGTAGCGGGCCAGCTTGGCGGTGCTGGTGGTTTTACCCGAGCCCTGCAGGCCGGCCAACAGGACCACCGCCGGTGGCTTGGCGGCCAGGTCCAGGGCGTCATTCTCCTCGCCCATCACCTGGACCAGCTCGTCCTTGACGATCTTGATCAGCGCCTGGCCGGGGGTAAGGCTCTTCATTACCTCGGCGCCCATGGCCCGCTCGCGGACCTGGGCAATAAACTCGCGCACCACCGGCAGCGCGACGTCGGCCTCAAGCAGGGCCATGCGCACTTCGCGCAGCGTGTCCTTGATGTTGTCCTCGGTCAGCCGCCCCTTGCCGCGCAGGCGGTTCATGGCTTCTGACAGGCGTCCACTGAGGTTGTCGAACATAGGTATCTCGTCCCGTTTACCGGGGGCAGGCACCGGGCCTACCCGGAGTTTGGCCACAGTATATCGTCACCAGCCGCCGCTGACTTCCCGTGTCTGGCCTTGTATGCGA from Alkalispirillum mobile includes the following:
- the ffh gene encoding signal recognition particle protein; its protein translation is MFDNLSGRLSEAMNRLRGKGRLTEDNIKDTLREVRMALLEADVALPVVREFIAQVRERAMGAEVMKSLTPGQALIKIVKDELVQVMGEENDALDLAAKPPAVVLLAGLQGSGKTTSTAKLARYLVEREKKKVLVVSCDIYRPAAIEQLRTLAGEVGVEWFPSEAKQDPEKIAKAALDHARKQFFDVLLVDTAGRLHIDQDLMDEVQRLHKALDPVETLFVVDSMTGQDAANTARAFHDALPLTGVVLTKTDGDARGGAALSIRHITGKPIKFLGVGEKTSALEPFHPERVASRILGMGDVLSLVEEVERKVDRSEAEKLSKKLKKGKGFDLEDFKSQMEQVNKLGGIGGLMDKMPGMGNMSEQIKGKMDDKQVRRLVAIINSMTPDERRRPEVINGSRKRRIAQGSGTQVQEVNRLLKQFKQMQKMMKQMKKKGGMQKMMRQLGGGGGGGQLPPGMGGF